Proteins encoded in a region of the Bactrocera tryoni isolate S06 chromosome 4, CSIRO_BtryS06_freeze2, whole genome shotgun sequence genome:
- the LOC120773969 gene encoding active breakpoint cluster region-related protein isoform X1, whose protein sequence is MSVFNDFQRLWMQRFPQSSLSDAWEQDVRASLERHKLKIVELTKELEQEQLYVEYLERLLSDVEKFRESGGDPTSLFEAATTSNTTLQADTDASQLSGEDACAINISKSSLNLREASNDIKDKNNRYSLNTDNKYVEGVGGSSINTSSISKISSGSAETGTGNTKNTSGKQSFEQEDKDMGTEKDTRQQNENGALHKCINELAASFGTNSTISDSDAVRHLPLEDIEESEITSSVETGQKPLKTNAQKASHFVTVIEVKESKTNMDADLDSGLEGSESVQSTTTPTLSSFERKNSTKVEPTAPPLSPALTSPSMSASSYAAHADNKKKMPPRPPPKNIRRVEPPTIPGQLSSSPKRDTPYIGSSMPLPSASGNLSSSDSPGNSLERNLKPSAILRQKSPESMEGKALTSNRKTTSDLGKFNPPDLMEELGRKVGKSESLEKTKRTDMAITQSPTGSLGRTVSIQNRNVTGGRTSGTAMGVSPTGSLSKPSKLAVADSSSTNSLEKKSHYSLQAADAENSQTQVVGSKESLASQGISEIIKSYESVSSLGSDCAKVVVDNEPYYDTVPLDNGEGEYVYIKPGGNGSSSSRDDLSTPGSTLPIGSATHLSSQASVTDPESPGRSSNYVNIDYFLHQSNETRSSSLDSDGEYEGPPIMRTISHDEQNSQTPSALRKNLVSAILVSGNARGAKIRSILSSIIQSETIYVECLNKMIQYKRAIHATLGTSQPVIKEEEENTIFFKIDELYDVHTQFLNDLKTIAAHEGGDVLIGEPFKRLADSFNLYSAFLHNYGQAIDTVKKCSANNPQFKQIVSTIVVNLHTEQSLTLEDLLHKPVARVQINALVFNDLLRETPPNHPDHQPLRQAQKTIHLFLKQFNVVNQRLSTESNKNLRRMVKNSFIVELVDGHRKLRHLFLFNDVIACAKYKASGRDRIDYELKWFIPLKDVVVFEEADASADLKESSPANILQLKTQACTVRDQLLLEEKDDKGRKSNGLRSGDKYRRKLADLESQLVLASPNLVFRIANKATNKTITFFLSSDFERTQWIESILSLKQTCNIPGANTINALEVHAFIVAMQKGMKTEMGSYLMRNTNDESLLVGDLHMTVHGLTGLDQPADLYICIEVDSYGHYFRKATTKMVCRSLSPLWNESFVLELEGSQNVRILLYEAHERPKLRAKHVLKLSRSWLQETPLPRILKLGETITLNTTLRFVPGEVTLRRVPTSKPGALFGAKMSQILKREKRDIPFIISACIREVERRGMSEVGIYRVSGSASDLAKLKKSFETNAYEAEQLLKDVDIHSVTGILKSYLRELPEALFTDALYPKFFETFSAFSNNNETARINELIKVFEELPQANKASINHILDHLIRVHHQEADNKMSLHNLAMVFGPTLLRPGQTQAKQKDLLASSTVDVMAQAGILYCFLQARIKKD, encoded by the exons ATGAGTGTATTTAATGATTTCCAACGATTGTGGATGCAACGTTTTCCACAGAGTTCACTATCAGATGCGTGGGAACAAGATGTGAGAGCCAGCTTAGAACGACACAAGTTAAAAATTGTTGAGTTGACAAAAGAATTGGAGCAAGAGCAACTTTATGTCGAATATTTGGAGCGCTTACTGTCAGACGTTGAAAAGTTTCGTGAATCTGGAGGAGATCCAacttctttgttcgaagctgcTACCACATCTAATACAACACTGCAAGCCGATACTGATGCAAGTCAGCTTAGTGGAGAGGATGCATGCGCAATTAATATATCG AAATCTAGTTTAAATTTACGTGAAGCCAGCAATGATATCAAAGACAAAAACAACAGATATTCACTCAATACTGACAACAAATATGTTGAGGGTGTTGGCGGCAGTAGTATCAATACTAGTAGCATTTCCAAAATCAGCTCGGGATCTGCTGAAACCGGTACCGGCAACACTAAAAATACCAGTGGAAAACAAAGTTTTGAACAAGAAGACAAAGATATGGGCACTGAAAAGGATACTCGTCAGCAAAACGAGAATGGTGCCctacataaatgtataaatgaGTTGGCTGCTTCGTTTGGAACAAATTCTACAATTAGCGATAGTGACGCAGTTCGTCACTTACCATTGGAAGATATTGAGGAATCTGAAATAACATCCTCCGTAGAAACTGGACAGAAACCATTAAAAACAAATGCACAGAAGGCATCACACTTTGTTACTGTAATCGAGGTGAAAGAGAGCAAAACGAATATGGATGCCGACTTGGATAGTGGACTGGAGGGAAGTGAGTCAGTGCAGAGCACAACGACTCCAACTTTGAGTAGTTTCGAAcgtaaaaattcaacaaaagttGAACCGACTGCGCCACCATTATCCCCTGCATTAACATCGCCTTCAATGTCAGCTTCATCGTATGCAGCACATGCCGACAATAAGAAGAAAATGCCTCCAAG accgCCTCCCAAGAATATCCGACGCGTCGAGCCACCCACTATACCTGGCCAACTTTCGTCATCTCCAAAACGCGATACACCTTACATTGGTAGCAGTATGCCCTTACCTAGCGCATCTGGAAATTTGTCATCATCTGATAGTCCTGGGAATTCACTTGAACGCAATTTAAAACCATCAGCCATTTTGCGGCAAAAATCACCAGAATCTATGGAAGGTAAGGCGCTTACATCCAACAGGAAAACGACATCGGATTTGGGGAAGTTTAATCCGCCTGATTTAATGGAAGAACTGGGACGTAAAGTTGGTAAATCGGAAAGTCTTGAAAAAACCAAGCGAACGGATATGGCAATAACACAAAGCCCTACTGGCAGTTTGGGACGAACAGTTTCTATACAAAACAGAAACGTTACAGGTGGTCGTACCAGTGGCACTGCGATGGGTGTATCACCCACCGGAAGCTTGAGTAAACCTTCAAAGCTAGCTGTAGCAGATAGTTCTTCAACAAATAGCTTGGAAAAGAAATCACATTATTCACTTCAGGCGGCTGACGCAGAAAATAGCCAAACTCAAGTTGTGGGCTCGAAAGAATCCCTAGCATCACAAGGCATATCTGAAATT ATTAAAAGCTACGAATCAGTTTCATCTTTGGGCTCTGATTGTGCAAAGGTTGTAGTGGACAATGAACCGTATTATGACACAGTGCCGCTGGATAACGGCGAAGGTGAATATGTTTATATCAAACCTGGCGGTAACGGTTCATCGTCTAGTCGCGATGACCTCTCCACACCAGGCAGTACGCTTCCAATCGGTTCTGCCACACACCTAAGCAGTCAAGCGAGTGTGACAGACCCTGAATCACCTGGACGCAGCTCAAATTATGTGAACATTGATTATTTTCTGCA TCAAAGCAATGAAACACGTTCAAGCTCTTTGGACAGCGATGGAGAGTACGAGGGGCCACCAATAATGCGAACTATATCTCACGACGAGCAAAATTCACAAACCCCTAGTGCTTTACGCAAG AATTTAGTTTCAGCAATACTA GTCTCAGGCAACGCACGAGGCGCTAAAATACGCTCTATATTGAGCAGTATTATACAAAGTGAAACAATATACGTGGAATGCCTCAACAAAATGATACAG TATAAGAGAGCAATTCATGCCACACTGGGTACATCACAGCCTGTGATCAAGGAGGAAGAAGAGAAtacgatattttttaaaatcgacgaacTTTATGATGTGCACACACAATTTCTAAACGATTTGAAAACGATAGCGGCGCACGAAGGAGGAGACGTTCTTATTGGTGAACCCTTCAAACGTCTAGCAGACAGTTTTAACTTGTATAGCGCTTTCTTGCACAACTACGGCCAGGCAATTGATACAGTAAAGAAGTGCAGCGCTAATAATCCACAATTCAAACAAATTGTCTCAACGATTGTCGTAAATTTACATACCGAACAGTCGCTTACCCTGGAGGATTTGTTGCATAAACCTGTGGCGCGTGTACAAATCAATGCATTAGTTTTCAATGACTTGTTGCGCGAAACACCACCCAATCATCCGGACCATCAGCCATTGCGACAGGCACAGAAGACCATACACTTGTTCCTGAAACAATTCAATGTGGTGAACCAGCGTTTGTCTACCGAATCGAATAAAAATCTGAGACGCATGGTGAAGAATTCTTTCATTGTTGAATTGGTGGATGGGCATCGTAAGTTGCGGCATCTCTTCTTGTTCAATGATGTGATCGCCTGTGCCAAGTACAAGGCATCCGGACGTGACCGAATTGACTATGAGCTGAAATGGTTTATACCGCTGAAAGATGTTGTGGTGTTCGAAGAGGCAGACGCCAGTGCTGACCTCAAAGAATCTAGTCCTGCAAATATATTGCAATTGAAAACGCAAGCGTGCACAGTACGTGATCAATTATTGCtcgaagagaaggacgataaaGGACGAAAGTCCAATGGCTTGCGTTCGGGTGATAAATATCGCCGCAAATTGGCTGACTTAGAGTCGCAGCTGGTATTGGCATCGCCGAATTTAGTCTTCCGCATTGCCAATAAAGCAaccaataaaacaataacatttttCTTGAGTTCTGATTTCGAGCGCACGCAGTGGATTGAATCTATACTGTCGCTGAAG CAAACCTGCAACATACCTGGAGCGAACACGATAAACGCTTTAGAGGTGCACGCTTTTATCGTTGCCATGCAGAAAGGTATGAAGACTGAAATGGGTTCATATCTGATGCGAAACACCAATGACGAGAGTCTACTAGTGGGCGATCTGCATATGACAGTGCACGGTCTGACGGGTCTTGACCAGCCTGCCGATTTGTACATTTGCATAGAAGTGGATTCGTATGGCCACTATTTCCGAAAAGCCACCACGAAAATGGTGTGTCGTAGCTTGAGCCCACTTTGGAATGAAAGTTTTGTATTAGAGCTTGAGGGCAGCCAGAATGTGCGAATTTTGTTGTATGAAGCACATGAACGTCCTAAGTTACGAGCCAAACACGTcttaaaa CTTAGTCGTAGTTGGTTGCAAGAGACGCCATTGCCGCGTATACTAAAACTTGGCGAGACCATAACGCTGAATACCACACTGCGATTTGTACCCGGCGAAGTAACTTTACGACGTGTGCCAACTTCAAAGCCGGGTGCGCTCTTTGGTGCCAAAATGAGTCAAATTTTAAA GCGTGAGAAGCGAGACATTCCATTCATTATCAGTGCCTGCATCCGTGAAGTAGAACGACGCGGCATGTCTGAAGTGGGGATTTATCGCGTGAGTGGCTCCGCTTCCGATTTGGCCAAATTGAAGAAGTCTTTCGAAACTA ATGCCTACGAGGCTGAACAGCTGCTGAAAGATGTGGATATACACTCAGTTACGGGTATTTTGAAGTCATATCTGCGAGAGTTACCCGAGGCATTATTTACCGATGCTCTCTAtccgaaattttttgaaacgtTCAGCGCTTTCAGTAATAACAACGAGACGGCGCGTATAAATGAACTCATAAAAGTATTTGAAGAATTGCCACAGGCGAATAAAGCATCTATAAATCATATATTGGATCACTTAATTCG GGTACATCATCAGGAGGCTGACAACAAAATGTCGCTGCACAATTTAGCTATGGTCTTCGGTCCGACGTTACTGCGGCCCGGTCAAACGCAAGCTAAACAGAAAGACTTGCTAGCCTCCAGTACCGTAGATGTCATGGCCCAAGCAGGCATACTCTATTGCTTCCTGCAGGCGCGTATTAAAAAGGATTAA
- the LOC120773969 gene encoding active breakpoint cluster region-related protein isoform X2, with product MSSFKEKFKLWTRGKSSLNLREASNDIKDKNNRYSLNTDNKYVEGVGGSSINTSSISKISSGSAETGTGNTKNTSGKQSFEQEDKDMGTEKDTRQQNENGALHKCINELAASFGTNSTISDSDAVRHLPLEDIEESEITSSVETGQKPLKTNAQKASHFVTVIEVKESKTNMDADLDSGLEGSESVQSTTTPTLSSFERKNSTKVEPTAPPLSPALTSPSMSASSYAAHADNKKKMPPRPPPKNIRRVEPPTIPGQLSSSPKRDTPYIGSSMPLPSASGNLSSSDSPGNSLERNLKPSAILRQKSPESMEGKALTSNRKTTSDLGKFNPPDLMEELGRKVGKSESLEKTKRTDMAITQSPTGSLGRTVSIQNRNVTGGRTSGTAMGVSPTGSLSKPSKLAVADSSSTNSLEKKSHYSLQAADAENSQTQVVGSKESLASQGISEIIKSYESVSSLGSDCAKVVVDNEPYYDTVPLDNGEGEYVYIKPGGNGSSSSRDDLSTPGSTLPIGSATHLSSQASVTDPESPGRSSNYVNIDYFLHQSNETRSSSLDSDGEYEGPPIMRTISHDEQNSQTPSALRKNLVSAILVSGNARGAKIRSILSSIIQSETIYVECLNKMIQYKRAIHATLGTSQPVIKEEEENTIFFKIDELYDVHTQFLNDLKTIAAHEGGDVLIGEPFKRLADSFNLYSAFLHNYGQAIDTVKKCSANNPQFKQIVSTIVVNLHTEQSLTLEDLLHKPVARVQINALVFNDLLRETPPNHPDHQPLRQAQKTIHLFLKQFNVVNQRLSTESNKNLRRMVKNSFIVELVDGHRKLRHLFLFNDVIACAKYKASGRDRIDYELKWFIPLKDVVVFEEADASADLKESSPANILQLKTQACTVRDQLLLEEKDDKGRKSNGLRSGDKYRRKLADLESQLVLASPNLVFRIANKATNKTITFFLSSDFERTQWIESILSLKQTCNIPGANTINALEVHAFIVAMQKGMKTEMGSYLMRNTNDESLLVGDLHMTVHGLTGLDQPADLYICIEVDSYGHYFRKATTKMVCRSLSPLWNESFVLELEGSQNVRILLYEAHERPKLRAKHVLKLSRSWLQETPLPRILKLGETITLNTTLRFVPGEVTLRRVPTSKPGALFGAKMSQILKREKRDIPFIISACIREVERRGMSEVGIYRVSGSASDLAKLKKSFETNAYEAEQLLKDVDIHSVTGILKSYLRELPEALFTDALYPKFFETFSAFSNNNETARINELIKVFEELPQANKASINHILDHLIRVHHQEADNKMSLHNLAMVFGPTLLRPGQTQAKQKDLLASSTVDVMAQAGILYCFLQARIKKD from the exons ATGTCATCCTTCAAGGAAAAATTTAAACTGTGGACAAGAGGG AAATCTAGTTTAAATTTACGTGAAGCCAGCAATGATATCAAAGACAAAAACAACAGATATTCACTCAATACTGACAACAAATATGTTGAGGGTGTTGGCGGCAGTAGTATCAATACTAGTAGCATTTCCAAAATCAGCTCGGGATCTGCTGAAACCGGTACCGGCAACACTAAAAATACCAGTGGAAAACAAAGTTTTGAACAAGAAGACAAAGATATGGGCACTGAAAAGGATACTCGTCAGCAAAACGAGAATGGTGCCctacataaatgtataaatgaGTTGGCTGCTTCGTTTGGAACAAATTCTACAATTAGCGATAGTGACGCAGTTCGTCACTTACCATTGGAAGATATTGAGGAATCTGAAATAACATCCTCCGTAGAAACTGGACAGAAACCATTAAAAACAAATGCACAGAAGGCATCACACTTTGTTACTGTAATCGAGGTGAAAGAGAGCAAAACGAATATGGATGCCGACTTGGATAGTGGACTGGAGGGAAGTGAGTCAGTGCAGAGCACAACGACTCCAACTTTGAGTAGTTTCGAAcgtaaaaattcaacaaaagttGAACCGACTGCGCCACCATTATCCCCTGCATTAACATCGCCTTCAATGTCAGCTTCATCGTATGCAGCACATGCCGACAATAAGAAGAAAATGCCTCCAAG accgCCTCCCAAGAATATCCGACGCGTCGAGCCACCCACTATACCTGGCCAACTTTCGTCATCTCCAAAACGCGATACACCTTACATTGGTAGCAGTATGCCCTTACCTAGCGCATCTGGAAATTTGTCATCATCTGATAGTCCTGGGAATTCACTTGAACGCAATTTAAAACCATCAGCCATTTTGCGGCAAAAATCACCAGAATCTATGGAAGGTAAGGCGCTTACATCCAACAGGAAAACGACATCGGATTTGGGGAAGTTTAATCCGCCTGATTTAATGGAAGAACTGGGACGTAAAGTTGGTAAATCGGAAAGTCTTGAAAAAACCAAGCGAACGGATATGGCAATAACACAAAGCCCTACTGGCAGTTTGGGACGAACAGTTTCTATACAAAACAGAAACGTTACAGGTGGTCGTACCAGTGGCACTGCGATGGGTGTATCACCCACCGGAAGCTTGAGTAAACCTTCAAAGCTAGCTGTAGCAGATAGTTCTTCAACAAATAGCTTGGAAAAGAAATCACATTATTCACTTCAGGCGGCTGACGCAGAAAATAGCCAAACTCAAGTTGTGGGCTCGAAAGAATCCCTAGCATCACAAGGCATATCTGAAATT ATTAAAAGCTACGAATCAGTTTCATCTTTGGGCTCTGATTGTGCAAAGGTTGTAGTGGACAATGAACCGTATTATGACACAGTGCCGCTGGATAACGGCGAAGGTGAATATGTTTATATCAAACCTGGCGGTAACGGTTCATCGTCTAGTCGCGATGACCTCTCCACACCAGGCAGTACGCTTCCAATCGGTTCTGCCACACACCTAAGCAGTCAAGCGAGTGTGACAGACCCTGAATCACCTGGACGCAGCTCAAATTATGTGAACATTGATTATTTTCTGCA TCAAAGCAATGAAACACGTTCAAGCTCTTTGGACAGCGATGGAGAGTACGAGGGGCCACCAATAATGCGAACTATATCTCACGACGAGCAAAATTCACAAACCCCTAGTGCTTTACGCAAG AATTTAGTTTCAGCAATACTA GTCTCAGGCAACGCACGAGGCGCTAAAATACGCTCTATATTGAGCAGTATTATACAAAGTGAAACAATATACGTGGAATGCCTCAACAAAATGATACAG TATAAGAGAGCAATTCATGCCACACTGGGTACATCACAGCCTGTGATCAAGGAGGAAGAAGAGAAtacgatattttttaaaatcgacgaacTTTATGATGTGCACACACAATTTCTAAACGATTTGAAAACGATAGCGGCGCACGAAGGAGGAGACGTTCTTATTGGTGAACCCTTCAAACGTCTAGCAGACAGTTTTAACTTGTATAGCGCTTTCTTGCACAACTACGGCCAGGCAATTGATACAGTAAAGAAGTGCAGCGCTAATAATCCACAATTCAAACAAATTGTCTCAACGATTGTCGTAAATTTACATACCGAACAGTCGCTTACCCTGGAGGATTTGTTGCATAAACCTGTGGCGCGTGTACAAATCAATGCATTAGTTTTCAATGACTTGTTGCGCGAAACACCACCCAATCATCCGGACCATCAGCCATTGCGACAGGCACAGAAGACCATACACTTGTTCCTGAAACAATTCAATGTGGTGAACCAGCGTTTGTCTACCGAATCGAATAAAAATCTGAGACGCATGGTGAAGAATTCTTTCATTGTTGAATTGGTGGATGGGCATCGTAAGTTGCGGCATCTCTTCTTGTTCAATGATGTGATCGCCTGTGCCAAGTACAAGGCATCCGGACGTGACCGAATTGACTATGAGCTGAAATGGTTTATACCGCTGAAAGATGTTGTGGTGTTCGAAGAGGCAGACGCCAGTGCTGACCTCAAAGAATCTAGTCCTGCAAATATATTGCAATTGAAAACGCAAGCGTGCACAGTACGTGATCAATTATTGCtcgaagagaaggacgataaaGGACGAAAGTCCAATGGCTTGCGTTCGGGTGATAAATATCGCCGCAAATTGGCTGACTTAGAGTCGCAGCTGGTATTGGCATCGCCGAATTTAGTCTTCCGCATTGCCAATAAAGCAaccaataaaacaataacatttttCTTGAGTTCTGATTTCGAGCGCACGCAGTGGATTGAATCTATACTGTCGCTGAAG CAAACCTGCAACATACCTGGAGCGAACACGATAAACGCTTTAGAGGTGCACGCTTTTATCGTTGCCATGCAGAAAGGTATGAAGACTGAAATGGGTTCATATCTGATGCGAAACACCAATGACGAGAGTCTACTAGTGGGCGATCTGCATATGACAGTGCACGGTCTGACGGGTCTTGACCAGCCTGCCGATTTGTACATTTGCATAGAAGTGGATTCGTATGGCCACTATTTCCGAAAAGCCACCACGAAAATGGTGTGTCGTAGCTTGAGCCCACTTTGGAATGAAAGTTTTGTATTAGAGCTTGAGGGCAGCCAGAATGTGCGAATTTTGTTGTATGAAGCACATGAACGTCCTAAGTTACGAGCCAAACACGTcttaaaa CTTAGTCGTAGTTGGTTGCAAGAGACGCCATTGCCGCGTATACTAAAACTTGGCGAGACCATAACGCTGAATACCACACTGCGATTTGTACCCGGCGAAGTAACTTTACGACGTGTGCCAACTTCAAAGCCGGGTGCGCTCTTTGGTGCCAAAATGAGTCAAATTTTAAA GCGTGAGAAGCGAGACATTCCATTCATTATCAGTGCCTGCATCCGTGAAGTAGAACGACGCGGCATGTCTGAAGTGGGGATTTATCGCGTGAGTGGCTCCGCTTCCGATTTGGCCAAATTGAAGAAGTCTTTCGAAACTA ATGCCTACGAGGCTGAACAGCTGCTGAAAGATGTGGATATACACTCAGTTACGGGTATTTTGAAGTCATATCTGCGAGAGTTACCCGAGGCATTATTTACCGATGCTCTCTAtccgaaattttttgaaacgtTCAGCGCTTTCAGTAATAACAACGAGACGGCGCGTATAAATGAACTCATAAAAGTATTTGAAGAATTGCCACAGGCGAATAAAGCATCTATAAATCATATATTGGATCACTTAATTCG GGTACATCATCAGGAGGCTGACAACAAAATGTCGCTGCACAATTTAGCTATGGTCTTCGGTCCGACGTTACTGCGGCCCGGTCAAACGCAAGCTAAACAGAAAGACTTGCTAGCCTCCAGTACCGTAGATGTCATGGCCCAAGCAGGCATACTCTATTGCTTCCTGCAGGCGCGTATTAAAAAGGATTAA